The DNA window CAgggaaatctgtttttttttttttttctttttttttaatatcaatattttaaatatcattACTTCTATTGCACAAGTCAGGATGACAGTATGTTGACATATCAATCTGGAGTGTACTTGGGTAAGTTATTGAACCccagactgctcctgatgtgctggtcagcacatTGCAtagcagccaccaccatcagtatATGAATGTATATATGAAGTACATTAAgtcacttttgaaaaaaaaaaaagtctgataaatgccctaaaatgtaaatgtaattaggGTGCTGCATGAGGGATGGACAGCACCGAGAGTCcttgaagaaaagaagatgGGTAAAGAGCTTAGATTGCTTACAGATGGCTGGCAGAGGGGAGCAGAGGTTCCCCTGAGCCCTGTGAGAGCTCTGGCTGTTTAAGTAGTTTTGTACACATCCATTTGTaatagtgtgtttgtatgttcaAAATggagctgtgtgtatgtgtttgtatatgactttccatctttctgcatgttgtgtgtatgcatgtacaATCTACCCACATTCTCCCAGGTGACCCCCTtcctccgtgacctccactggcttcctgttggGGCCCTCATATGAGTCAAGATGATGgtacctccaaacactggtcagaccacaaGTTCAAACAAGAGTGCTTCATTTTACTACATCAGCTCGCTGGCTGGTACCCCTATGGCTGAGAGCAGCCAAAGTCCGCTCAACGAAGTTgcgactcttctctgttttgccacctcagtggtggaacgaaaTCTAGACCAAAGATACAACAGCAgaatctctctccatcttccatGAAAGACTTCAGACTCATTTTtacagacttcacctcgaccccgCATAGCATAACTTGTATGTTCATATCTTCAGCACCCTAATCATAGCACTTATGCATTTAAAGTGTCCTTGAGAAATAGCAGCATTACATTCCCCTTTCACTATCCTCGTGATCAGTTTGTGAGCTTTACAAATCTTAAGTGCCAGTGCCGGGCCATCTACTGCTGGTCCTGAGCTGCAACaatcttctgtttttgtgttcccCTTTTCACATCCCCTGTGCTGCAGCGTTTCACAGTTCCTTTGCTGCAACACCTGTcacctttgtttgtttcagcagcatTATGTTTTCTTGGCTCCACTGGCTCACTCGCCAGTCTCCTGGACATTCCCACTCACTAGCCCTTTCTAGATAGAAAAGgaggcacatttgctccaaggtaagggcggcaatgtgctggcctgtctttctaaaatggaggtggaatattcctcctttttcaAAAGCCAcctctgaggtaggcgtaaacatgtgatgtgacgtgaagctcgaagttgggctgtgaacagtgtcaATGAATtcgtcttcaaaataagagctttacattgcaccccactggagtttagaactgagTTCTTAGctgggggcttttaatttgaaagtagcgaccgttccTATCTTGCCGCTGCAACAATAATTGGatacaaccaaacagctacacaAACCGAGGAAACACTaccatctcctggatctcagctgctgtccagttgctcatcttaatgtctgtggatgaagtgatggtctgactgctgtgatcagctgtttcttggttttaaaattacccggctgtgggtcacacaacagtgcaggtcatgGACACCTCAGCCCATCTTACGCAGGGGCCGGCACATTGACACCTCAGATTTAGATtgcaggcgaggcggaaataagtgtaccctccgagaCAGCAAATCAGCAGACCAAAACAGTCCCCTGATTTGCCGCTCTCTGTCTAAAACCACGGACCGAGctgccaaaaggacgggcaaattggcggcttgctgccctgtctaaaaacggctacTCGTGGACTTACAGAGGAGAAACGCTGTCACAGTGCCCTCGAGGCCCTTGAGAACATCCTTCCAgtagacaaaaacacacagcatgccCTCTTGGATGCCATTCCATACTATGAGCATATCACAATGTTCTGCACACCCCACATACAGCTtgtatctttttaaaacattttttccctttatcCTAAAATATCTTGAGTTTCCCACTGTTGCTGGTCTTCTATAAAGTGTGTGCAATGACTGACTGTGTAGAGCTATAGAGCAGGGGGGTTAGCGAGAGGTAGATGGTGGTAGTGCCACAAAGTCCACgttgaaatattaatgttagGAGTGTTGTTTTGAGCAATTACAGacgtgtcattttattttttcactaaTTTCTTGTAACGGCTGACTGAATCTTCTTAGCACAGCCAAATTTCCATTTGTTGAGGGGAAATTGCCCTCTGAAATTATATCAAATGAGCAattttgggacattttatttttttattttgctcaaataaaattgaaatgtatgtatttctgctttgtttttttttttaccaaaaccTGGCTCCTCTCATTACCATGGGTTTCtgtgaaaatgcagtcattgAGGCATTATGGACACTCTGCTATCAAATTAATTGTTGTTTGAagtaacatttgaaatgttttacaatcTCATTATTGTGGATGAAAGCATATAGGCATGTTAATCAACATATTTTAATTGAGACAGTAAAGAAATGGTGAATGTGGGCTTTTTTGTGTAAAGTGTTTGTAGTCCAGGCTGCAAACCACACCAGGAAGAATGCTGCATTCAATACTGATGTATCCCATCACACCAGGAGGGCAGACTCTTGGGCTTTTTATGAGacgactttttaaaaattaattcatATAAAGTCACATGTGTATTATAATTCATGTACAATGATTTCTATGTTGTGATTTATTATCTTGCATCAAAAAAATATCCTGACATATGTTTTGGCTGGCCAGAAAGTATGAGAAAATCATCCATTTTTGACAAGATCATGATGTGCGAAATGAAGTAGAGAGGAATCGTctgaagatttattttattgaagtGTTGTTCAATCACATCAGAAAGTAAAATTCATCTTTAAAGATAATATGATTTTTGAAAGGTAGTATGTTTTCTTATGttcaggaaaagagaaaaagtctACAAATCTGTGATGAAAAACCCGTCTTACATCATAGACGTCATCATGTACTCATCGTTCGGATCATTAATTGTTTTGCGTGATATAGATTCATatagtttttcttgtttctgtgatgtAGCAATAAATTGACTCAAGCTAAGTTTTGTTTAACAATGCTGGTGTtgtgaaatgataaataaatggacCTTGATATGTGTATGAACAGAGATAAATTTTTAACATAACAACAACTGCACTGTCACTTATCCCACAGTGTCTATTCACAGAATGTTGGCCATATGGGAGTCAGACCGTAGGATCTGAAATGTAACAATGAGCCTGATAGTTTTTTTAAACCAAGGGTAGAGAAGGGCATAGATTACAGGGTTTAGACAGGAGTTAATATAAACCAGAAACATTATGAAGACCTCGGTTTTAGAACCAACCAAGATATCATGGCCTACAAGAGACACACAGTAATATGGAGAGTAACAGatcaaaaacacacccacaagGATACCAAGTGTCCTGGCTGCTTTTATCTCAGATTTCTTGACTTGACCAGTCTTCAGTGAGACAGTTGCAATTTGGGATCGCATGGCACGAGCCTGAGACACAGCCACCACAAATACTCTCATATACAGAACTATGATGAGAGTAATGGGAATAATGAAGCTGACAACAAGATCAACAACTCCTGTAATGTTGACCACGCAATCCCCATTGCAGGAATTATACCTGCCTGGCTGCTTCAGGTTATCATATAAAAGGAAAATGCTGtagacaacacaacaagtccaacatgataaaatacatattattgCAAGTCTTTGAGTGGCTTTGACTGTGTAACGCAGAGGATCACAAATTGCAACATAGCGGTCAACTGATATGAGAACCATGTTTCCTACAGATGAAGCGACTATGATGACTGGTAACAGAAAATACAGTGCACACATGAGATCACCCAGCATCCAGCAGGTTTGTGTCAAGAGTATTTCAACCGGCATCAGCAGAGAGCCCACAAGAAAATCTGAGACAGccaaagacaggaggaggaagtttgtGGGTGTATGCAGctgcctggagagagagaatatcATCATTATGAACAACATCAccaatattataatattactAATATTAATATCATGTGAAGGTTATGTGCCTGAAATGGGAGATAGAGATGATGACCAGCAGGTTGAGAActgcagtgaggagagagatggaggataATAGAATATTAATAAGCAGAGTGTCAAGGTGAGGAGGTTctggcctcctgcaggaggTATTGGGCAGTTTGGGAAAGCAGAGTTCAgctccctccagctccatcaccacagagagaaggaggagagaagctgctgagctCTGGCAGCTTTCTGACCGAAGCTGTCTGACTTACTGACTTATTCCTGACCCTTTGCTTTCCCCTTCTTGTTAAATCCCACCCACTTCTCTTTGCTACACCAACTCAAGCTTCCAGGAAGAGAGACAGGGTATGAAGCCAGTTTTTGTAGTGGTTACATTATGAAGTGATGCACCGTGGCCCAAAAGACTTTTCCCCATAAGGTCGAATTTTTGATTGTGacttaattatttgtttttgttattaattCTAAAAAATACTATCAGTAATCATTGATTGCCAATAAATGAACTGATCCTACCTTTGAACTACAACAAAGTTGTGCACAGAGGAGGGAGCTCTAAAATTTTACCTTTTAGAGATCAATTTGGCTGTTGATCTATTAACTTAAATTCTggaagaggaggactttattGTCACATATATTCAGACTCTATGTCATGTCATCCTCTGCAACCGCTTCATCCCGTTTTCAAGGGGTCGCGGGttttgttgctggagccaatgcCAGCTGTCACCGGGCAAAGGCAGGGTACGCCCTACGCCAGCTCATTCCAGGGCCCTCAAGAGCAATTTTGGGTTctgtatcttgctcaaggacacatgcagctcagctcagcccagagctgggatttgaaccagagACCTTTCAGTTactagtcaacctgctctacccactgagctacagccaccccctTCAGACTCTATACATCACAGTGCAATTACTTCCCTTCATTTAATTAATTCCTGAAGAGCAGTGGGTACTAACTGAAGAGTTGTATTTACTTGGTTTATGGCTAGAGAATTAACATAATATACCCGTTATTGAAGGTGAGGGAAAGTTGAGCACCTGGAAGAAACCCAGAAAAACACTGGGGGGAACATGAACAGTGAGCCACCATCCTAACCCAGTGATGAaccagaaacatttttatttttatttttgccaatTTATCTTAATCTTAATACTAATTCTAATTTCCATAGATAATCAGAGCATTTGATTTGTCACTCCGACTTAAGCGCAGATGCATCCTGTTTTCGGGATGACCATTGAGATAGCTCTAGCTTTTCATTCAAGTCCACCCATGGCACATTTAATATCTTGATATGTTAAAGCTTTATTGAGGTCCAGTTTGAATGTATTGTTAATGAAAGCTTAAATTAGAagagatgaaatgaatgaaaatactATTCAGAGCAAAGGTGGAAGGATAGTCCAAGTGAGGCAGAATCTTAGAGGAGGGGCAATAGAGCTAATTTGGTTATATCATATCTAAACTTTGATCAAAAGGCTGCCAGAGCTCAGTaggttctcctctctctggtgaTGGAGTCCTTGGAGAGAATTGACCTCTGCTTTCCACATCTCCTCAACAGCTCCTGCATGACACCAGTACATCCTCACTTTGAGACCATGCTGATTTACATTCTGCTGTCCTTCATCGCtctgctcactgcagctcttaACCTGTTGGTCATCATCTCTATCTCCCATTTCAAGTAGTCACTCATTAACTTATGAGACAGTTATCTTTTTTGTGTAGTATTTGTCGATCTCTTTTTGACCTTTATCAGTCCTGTCACCGTCATTGCAATTCTGTACATGAAAGTATTTGTGGTGGCTGTGTCTCAGGCTCATGCCATGCGGTCCCATATTGCAGCTGACACTATTCAAAGTTTGGTGAAAGTAACTAAGAAATCTGAGTTGAAAGCAGCCAGGACTCTtagtgttgttattgttgtgtgtctgttatgCCTCTGCCCATATTTTTGTGTCACACTAACAGGGCGGACACCATGCTCACTGCTTCATCAGCTGCCTGATTGAATGCAATGTGCCTCCGTAATATTCAGAgtaaagacagagaggcagagagcacGAGGAGGCCAGGAAGAGGGCAGGGCAGGAAGAGTAGTTTGCATggcagtgacatcacaacagtcaAATCcttaatgttaattttgaatGAGATATTACTCTAAATCTGGCAACCAAAGGTCCCTTCCCCTGAAGTGTCACTCCAAATTTTGCTGAAATTTGCCAACTCTGGTTATGCACTGTGAACGCTATTATGCTCGCTTAACTATGTGATCATGTGCGGGCTGACTCATACAGATAGTTAcactttacacaaacacacaggcagacacagatagATAATGGGAACCAGCCCTAATCGCAAAATGTGACAAACGACTCCAGTGGTGCAAAACACCCACAGATAGGGAAGATGCTCAAGGACGTTCCCGTCAAGACATGGGAGTCATCACATGCTATTCATGCGGACGGAGAGCCAATCCTCGCGCTGATCACACGCTGTGCATGCGGCCACCACACATATCATTAGCCAATTAGTGACAGATACGAGCAACACATACCCATCAGTAGGCGTAGCGAAACACAGGCTTATAACACAGACACCCCTAGACACGAGTTAGCTCTGTTCGGATATTGGCTATTGATGCTTGTATTGTACTGAACGGATCTccactctctgcagactgtgtaaTAAATACTTATTCTTTTCCTCAATTCTCTGGCTGGTCTCTTACTACATCAACGGACTCGGGTGAGGCGGTGTTTTAGGCCGCGCTCAACAGCACAAATCCACAATAACAATGCAACGTTAGCAAGGTAGTTATATAGCTACCAATAAATCAGCAAACTAGTGGCAATTGTTTTAGGATTTCATAAAGGAAAAGGACCAGAATACACTGAAACGTGGTCGGGCAACCGGGTCTTGGGATTGTGCTGTAGTTAaagacatttatcatttattttttaccttctGTTTCACCCAAACCATGTTTACAGTAGATCAAGGATGACGTCTGTGGTTACTAACTATTGACTCCTAGCAGCTGTATCCTACCTACACTGAATCGAATCATCGCATATCATTTTGTTATGTTACAACCAAGCTATAACTCAACtggtttctgttgtgtgttgtgttgcatttgtgccaaaataaaaaaatagataaaaaaaaaaaactgcatgggACATTTGGTGTGGGCACTTGTGGATCAGGGGTAGAGCCGGGACCCTATTATTGGAAGGTAGCTGGTTCGATTCCTCTTGTTTACATGCTGGAGTGTGCTTGGGCAAgttactgaaccccaaactgctcctgatgtgctgatcAGCACATTGCATGGCAGCAACCACCATCTGTGTatactgtaagttgctttggacaaaagtgtctaataaatgccctaaaatttaaaatgtaaatgtaattaaagctgCTAGCAGCGATGAACAGGCCCTTGCAGTCCAAGCGCATCTGGGAATGCTGCAGTTGGggtagatggcaaattgtatgtaTAACAGTTTTACTGAACCTTCTTAGCACATCCAAATCTCCATATGCTGAGGGGACATTGCCCTGTGAAATATGTCAAATTAGCAATCTAGggattttttaacttttattttgctcAAATAAATTTGAACTGTATGTATTTCTACTTAAATAACGAATTAATTGTTATTCGAagtaacatttgaaatatattaCAATCTCATTGTTGTGGAAGAAAAGATCATAGTAATCATCAAACTTTAATGTAGATGATAAAGAAATGGTGAATGTTGGCTTTTTTGTGTAAAGTGCTTGTAGTCCAGGCTGCAAACCACACCAGGAAGAATGCTGCATTTAATACTGAAGTATCCCATCACCCCAGGAGGGCAGACTCTTGGGCTTTCTATGAGAAGACTTTTTTTGAATTGATTAATATAAGgtcatgtgtgtttataattCATGTATGAGGGATTTCTatattgtaatttattattttgcactaaaaaaatattctgacagATATTGTAGCTGGCCAGAACgtatgagaaaataatcagtttttgacaaaaaagaatcttctgaaaatatattttattgaaaCATTGTTCTGTCACATCTAAAAGTAAAATTGATTTTTCAAatgagtactttttttttttgcttacttCTTCTCAAACGTAATATGCTTTTTGAAAGGTAGTGTGTTATCTCATGTTCAGGAAACGAGAGAAAGTCTAGAAATCTCTGATGAAAAAGCATTCATACATCATAGAGGTCAACATGCAACATGCAGGTCATCCTTTGGATCATGAattgttttgagtgaaattatAGATTCATatagtttttcttgtttctgtgatgtAGTATAAATAGACTCAAGCTCAGTTTTGTAACGCTGTCATTTATCCCACAGTGTCTGTTTACAGAATGTTGGCCATATGGGAGTCAGACCATAGGATTTGAAATGTAACAATGAGCCTGATAGTTTTTTTAAACCAAGGGTAGAGAAGGGCATAGATTACAGGGTTTAGACAGGAGTTAATATACATCAGAAACATCATGAAGACCTCAGTTTTAGAACCAGATTTAATTTGTTCCAGGCCCCCTACAAGTCatgtatttcttctacaaatatgacttaatatttgaaaatcacactaagaatattccaaaatacaatctgaaatgaagaaaataatttataaatgatgaatgtattaataaatatcaataaaataaattatgtatgaaCCTTTTAagtgaggcgatgctggctgaagacaaagttcttggtggaggaggaggtggcggaggctgatgaaaacatacgtatgcatgcatacatacgtacatgtacataacattatggaatttaattctaaacattaaaactaaaacttacatgtacgttaattaatgtacgtatgtacactgtgcaatgatatttttttaacattaaactttttttttttttaatttcggTTGTgggaaatttgaaattaacatgaattttcctgtatttgtgggatttcgttacgcgggcattttgccgtaccaTGGGCAAaaatattgccgttaagtgccttcgtaacttgaatttttcgttaAATGGGGTCTTCGTaagccggggttccactgtacCATGTTTCCTACAGATGCAACGACTATGATGACCGGTAACAGAAAATACAGTGCACACATGAGATCACCCAGCATCCAGCAGGTCTCTGTCAAGAGTATTTCAACCGGCATCAGCAGAGAGCCCACAAGAAAATCTGAGACAGCCAAAGAGAGTAGAAGGAAGTTTGTGAGGGTATGCAGctgcctggagagagagagaatatcaTCATTATGAACAACATCACCAGTATCATCAATACATAATATCCTGTGAAGGTTATGTGCCTGAAGTGGGAGATAGAGATGATGACCAGCAAGTTGAGAActgcagtgaggagagagatggagtatAGTAGAATATTAATAAGAAGCGTGTCAAGGTGAGGAGGCTctggcctcctgcaggaggTATTGGGCAGTTTGGGAAAGCAGAGTTCAgctccctccagctccatcaccacagagagaaggaggagagaagctgctgagctCTGGCAGCTTACTGACAAAAGCTGTCTGACTTACTGACTAATTTCTATTCCTTCCCTCCCCCCTTCTTGTCAAATTTCTATCCGATGTAATGTGGTCTGGGAATGTTGGGAGTGGCCCTCACAGtaatacacattcacacatcagGGTCAATAAGTTTTCCATGGAGCAGTTCCACAGAACAGTTATCAGCATCTGTCTAGGGCACCACCGTAATGGTAATGAGAGATGCTCAGGATGAGACCGGCAACTTTCATGTCACATGTATTGCAGACCCGGCAACATGTAGTGCCTCAATTGGCCTAAATTACTTTGGGAAAATTCATTTAGTTAATGAAGTgatgaaagaaattaaaaaaggcaTAACTCAACTGTGAGGGAGTTCCTCAGCTTGACAGCCAACAACAGGGACATGCTACAGTTATCTTGTATCATCCTGAAAAAGGCAGCAGTTGCAATTGTGGTTTGATTTAATGACTAAattaacaaactaaattaatGAACTTTGCACGCTTTGCACTAATATTTGTAGGGCAGTGAACTCCAGCAGTAACAAATGTAATGAGGGAGACATGGCTCCAGACCAACGGAGCTATGTCAGAGCATGAGCATGAGTGTTTTCAGCAGCGGAAGTTGATCTTCCTCATGTGGTTTTTGTAGTAGCCTCTATTTAGCGGTAGCTGCAACAATTATTTTAACCCTCTCACTGTGGTCTCAATTTTCACTGCAAAGTGAAGTGCTGCACCTCTATAGATTCAGTACAACCATGACTATAGGCTGATGTAACACAATTATGTCTTCATGCAGTGTACCAAAATTTGAAAGCTATAAAttattagaaaaaagaaaaacagatatttaatttctgtgattttatctttcttaaaaattgaaaaaataaggACTTAGTGTATACACCACATTTTCAGGTACCCCCAGGCTTAAGGAACATAGGAAACATATTGGTGGTGGACCTACATTCAGGGAATCTACAAATCCTGCAGTCTTATTTGATGTTTGGATATCCAGGCCGTTTTTgattctgtcacatttttactCACTGTGAAATATGAACTCCTGCACCTCTATGGGTTCAGAACAACCATGGCTAAAGCCAGATAACTCATCAGTATCTCCTGAGCAGTATAATATCATTGGAATGCAATAAATCATTCAATAAAGAAAAACGAACACTGACATTCtctaaatatgtattttcaaaacaatgacGAACTGTGAATAACTACACCACTGTGATGAATGTCCACCAGAAGGAGGACCTCTGCGCTGGGTGGTTCCTCTCTGCGGTGCTGCTGAGCTTAAAGAGGTACCAAGGGCATTTCTGGAagtttctctctccactctgtctcTCCAATCTGTAACTCAAATAATCATTTGACAAAGTCTTAGATAAAGGTCAGCAATTTCTTACGCATCATCAGACATTGCAAGGTTGTGCTTAGCCATAAAGTCATTACATAAGTGAGACACATCCTCATCACAAGGATAGTCCTTAAAAATACAGTCCTCTCGATATATCCCTAACTTAATTTAATCAGCTGGCTGCAAGACATTCTGAGACCCATAAAGATTTGGAACCACATAGATTATTGGAGGGCGACCATTTGGAGCCCGAGGATTGTTGGTTCTTCTTATGCTATGATCATTCCAGACAGTTACAACTTCATCAAGCTCCTCCTATAGAAGAAGAATGAAATAGttgtgtgaaaataatctgtgttCATGCCGTTATATATCATAGATACATTTGTGTTGATAAACAATATTTTGAGGATACTATATCTGTATGGTATTTTGGAAGCAAAACTGGATCAGTGATTTATCAATGAAGCTGTCAACAAAATAGCCATCTGCTTTCAGCTGGTCAAAGTGATCCATCCAAAACTGGACACATGCACTTCTTAAGGTGCACCACCAATGCTAGTACTTGGACCTAAAGTGACCCACTCTGTACCTTTCTCATCCTCACTGTTGTGCAGAAACTTTTGCATCACTGCAACATGTGTATTCTCAGTGCCTGCGATAATGAGGAGGTAATATGCGATATGAGCCTGCGATAATATGAGGGTCACTGTTGGTTTTGTATGCTTCTAGCCACATCATTTTTCTTGATTAGCCATCTATGCACCCACTGATACATATACCATATGGCTTT is part of the Acanthopagrus latus isolate v.2019 chromosome 9, fAcaLat1.1, whole genome shotgun sequence genome and encodes:
- the LOC119025867 gene encoding trace amine-associated receptor 4-like, whose translation is MELEGAELCFPKLPNTSCRRPEPPHLDTLLINILLSSISLLTAVLNLLVIISISHFRQLHTPTNFLLLSLAVSDFLVGSLLMPVEILLTQTCWMLGDLMCALYFLLPVIIVASSVGNMVLISVDRYVAICDPLRYTVKATQRLAIICILSCWTCCVVYSIFLLYDNLKQPGRYNSCNGDCVVNITGVVDLVVSFIIPITLIIVLYMRVFVVAVSQARAMRSQIATVSLKTGQVKKSEIKAARTLGILVGVFLICYSPYYCVSLVGHDILVGSKTEVFIMFLVYINSCLNPVIYALLYPWFKKTIRLIVTFQILRSDSHMANIL